A window from Culex pipiens pallens isolate TS chromosome 3, TS_CPP_V2, whole genome shotgun sequence encodes these proteins:
- the LOC120432370 gene encoding uncharacterized protein LOC120432370, producing the protein MLRFEEVTCKVRHFWTDFGSKDCFQLLDILRILGAATSICLLKMQFMWTHNKQVKRMIDYVASKCNFSSDAKHDSSVREKYSTRARNTIRFVLGLIAVNQVLFSIPHPQQDKLYHFPLLAFLGTSWIRQLVQIVYISTIPIIWYSKYFWCTGMIVVILMNLQGELKILVHKFSDVLEHMEQFESDNNLDRTQARTLFWNQLNEDVKSALEQHVQFIKYFQSIQPILGVSFLLYYYFALATYASVLFFILNEPISFGTIFQATSVLGSVLECYLICLLVDNFQEMNEEIQAIARDICIRMPHSQDYHSDYVQMRTTMMIILLSNNSLISCAGVFDISVETFAGLINASYSYLTFLLSFL; encoded by the exons ATGCTGAGGTTCGAGGAAGTGACTTGTAAGGTGCGTCATTTTTGGACAGATTTCGGAAGCAAGGATTGCTTCCAGCTACTCGACATTCTGCGGATACTGGGAG CAGCCACCTCAATTTGTCTGCTCAAAATGCAGTTTATGTGGACGCATAACAAACAAGTAAAACGCATGATTGACTACGTGGCTTCCAAGTGCAACTTTTCCAGTGATGCCAAACATGATAGTTCAGTTCGGGAGAAGTACTCTACCAGAGCACGAAACACAATTCGATTCGTACTGGGTTTGATAGCGGTGAACCAAGTTCTGTTCTCGATCCCACACCCCCAACAGGACAAGCTTTACCACTTTCCACTCTTAGCCTTTCTCGGAACATCTTGGATAAGACAGTTGGTACAAATTGTCTACATTTCTACCATTCCGATTATTTGGTATAGCAAATACTTCTGGTGCACCGGCATGATCGTCGTCATTCTGATGAACCTTCAAGGAGAGCTGAAAATTCTAGTTCATAAATTCAGTGATGTTTTGGAACACATGGAGCAGTTTGAATCTGATAACAACCTGGATCGCACTCAAGCTCGAACACTTTTTTGGAACCAACTTAACGAAGATGTCAAATCGGCACTAGAGCAGCACGTCCAGTTTATCAA ATACTTCCAGTCGATTCAACCAATCCTGGGGGTTTCGTTCCTGCTGTACTACTACTTTGCGCTGGCAACCTACGCCTCGGTGCTATTTTTCATCCTGAACGAACCGATTTCGTTTGGAACCATCTTTCAAGCGACCTCTGTGCTGGGAAGTGTCCTTGAGTGCTACCTGATTTGTCTGTTGGTTGATAATTTTCAAGAAATG AACGAAGAAATCCAAGCAATCGCGCGAGATATTTGCATCCGGATGCCGCACAGCCAGGATTACCACTCGGATTACGTCCAGATgaggacgacgatgatgatcatTCTGCTAAGTAACAACAGCTTGATCAGCTGCGCCGGAGTGTTTGACATTTCGGTGGAAACGTTTGCCGGATTGATCAATGCATCCTACTCGTACTTGACGTTTCTGTTgagttttctttga